The following are encoded in a window of Pseudomonas sp. JQ170C genomic DNA:
- a CDS encoding L,D-transpeptidase, which produces MPSLDLLHISLADQCLYGFSRGQLRLRLPVSTALNGAGERNGSGCTPRGLHQVRAKIGAGLPQGAVLRGRRWTGETWTPALHALHPRRDWILSRILWLSGCEPGLNRLGPVDTFRRYIYLHGTPDSEPMGVPLSHGCVRLRNADLLYLFDHVPLHCPVRIEEAACPQWADAPLN; this is translated from the coding sequence ATGCCGAGTCTCGATTTACTGCACATCTCCCTCGCCGATCAGTGCCTCTACGGGTTTTCCCGGGGGCAGCTGCGCCTGCGCCTGCCGGTATCCACGGCGTTGAACGGTGCCGGTGAGCGTAACGGCTCAGGCTGTACGCCACGCGGCCTGCATCAGGTGCGGGCGAAAATCGGTGCAGGGTTGCCCCAGGGCGCGGTGTTGCGCGGGCGGCGCTGGACCGGCGAGACCTGGACCCCGGCCCTGCATGCGCTACACCCCAGGCGCGACTGGATCCTCTCGCGGATCCTCTGGCTCAGCGGTTGCGAGCCAGGGCTGAATCGCCTGGGGCCGGTCGACACGTTCCGTCGTTATATTTACCTGCATGGCACGCCCGACAGCGAACCAATGGGCGTGCCGTTGTCCCATGGCTGTGTGCGCTTGCGCAATGCCGACCTTTTGTACCTGTTCGATCACGTGCCGCTGCATTGCCCGGTGCGGATCGAAGAAGCCGCATGCCCCCAATGGGCCGATGCGCCCCTGAATTGA
- a CDS encoding TetR/AcrR family transcriptional regulator has product MAQSETVERILDAAEQLFAEKGFAETSLRLITSKAGVNLAAVNYHFGSKKALIQAVFSRFLGPFCTSLERELERRQARPEHKPSLEELLEMLVEQALVVQPRSGNDLSIFMRLLGLAFSQSQGHLRRYLEDMYGKVFRRYMLLVNEAAPRIPPIELFWRVHFMLGAAAFSMSGIKALRAIAETDFGINTSIEQVMRLMVPFLAAGMRADTGVTDEAMAAAQLRPRSKSSSAQVAAKA; this is encoded by the coding sequence ATGGCCCAGTCGGAAACCGTTGAACGCATTCTCGATGCTGCCGAGCAGTTGTTCGCGGAAAAAGGTTTTGCCGAAACCTCATTACGGCTGATCACCAGCAAGGCCGGCGTCAACCTGGCGGCGGTGAACTACCATTTCGGCTCGAAGAAGGCCCTGATCCAGGCGGTTTTCTCGCGTTTCCTTGGCCCGTTCTGCACCAGTCTCGAACGCGAGCTGGAGCGTCGCCAGGCCCGGCCGGAGCACAAGCCAAGCCTTGAAGAGTTGCTGGAGATGCTGGTCGAGCAGGCGCTGGTGGTTCAGCCTCGCAGTGGCAACGACCTGTCCATTTTCATGCGTCTGCTGGGGCTGGCCTTCAGCCAGAGCCAGGGGCACCTACGCCGCTACCTGGAAGACATGTACGGCAAGGTGTTCCGCCGCTACATGCTGCTGGTCAACGAGGCGGCACCGCGCATCCCTCCCATCGAACTGTTCTGGCGCGTGCACTTCATGCTCGGTGCTGCGGCATTCAGCATGTCGGGGATCAAGGCACTGCGTGCGATTGCCGAAACCGACTTCGGCATCAATACCTCGATTGAACAAGTCATGCGCCTGATGGTGCCGTTCCTGGCGGCCGGCATGCGTGCCGATACGGGCGTCACGGATGAGGCGATGGCCGCCGCGCAGTTGCGTCCACGCAGCAAGTCATCCAGTGCGCAGGTCGCCGCCAAGGCCTGA
- the lexA gene encoding transcriptional repressor LexA — MLKLTPRQAEILAFIKRCLEDNGFPPTRAEIAQELGFKSPNAAEEHLKALARKGAIEMTPGASRGIRIPGLESKAEDSGLPIIGRVAAGAPILAQQHIEESCNINPAFFHPRADYLLRVHGMSMKDVGIVDGDLLAVHTCREARNGQIVVARLGDEVTVKRFKREGNRVWLIAENPEFAPIEVNLKDQELVIEGLSVGVIRR, encoded by the coding sequence ATGCTAAAACTGACGCCACGCCAAGCTGAGATTCTGGCTTTTATCAAGCGCTGCCTGGAAGACAACGGCTTCCCGCCAACCCGCGCCGAAATCGCCCAGGAACTGGGCTTCAAATCGCCCAATGCCGCCGAGGAACACCTCAAGGCACTGGCCCGCAAGGGCGCGATCGAAATGACCCCGGGCGCTTCCCGCGGCATCCGCATTCCCGGTCTTGAGTCCAAGGCCGAAGACAGCGGCCTGCCAATCATTGGTCGCGTCGCTGCCGGTGCCCCGATTCTCGCCCAGCAACACATCGAAGAGTCCTGCAACATCAACCCGGCCTTCTTCCATCCCCGGGCCGACTACCTGCTGCGCGTTCACGGCATGAGCATGAAGGACGTCGGCATCGTCGATGGCGACCTGCTCGCCGTGCACACCTGCCGCGAAGCCCGCAATGGCCAGATCGTGGTCGCCCGTCTGGGTGACGAAGTCACGGTCAAGCGCTTCAAGCGCGAAGGCAACAGAGTCTGGCTGATTGCCGAAAACCCTGAATTCGCCCCCATCGAAGTCAACCTGAAAGATCAGGAGCTGGTGATCGAGGGCTTGAGTGTCGGCGTCATTCGCCGGTAA
- the sulA gene encoding SOS-induced cell division inhibitor SulA — translation MQFPHAPQQAQLPLFEAFLAQPVLPGLKATKPAPHAGTAQVFSELSFRGALGSCQNLLAPMLRELSEMSEEQDARWLTLIAPPAILTHAWLRDAGLNRERILLLQPRGNQSALQLACDALRLGRSHTVVSWLSTVSSSARQQLSNAARTGDAQSLNIRLG, via the coding sequence ATGCAGTTCCCCCATGCACCACAGCAAGCACAATTGCCCCTGTTCGAAGCGTTCCTGGCCCAGCCGGTTCTGCCCGGACTGAAAGCCACCAAGCCAGCACCCCATGCAGGCACGGCGCAGGTTTTCAGCGAACTGTCCTTTCGTGGCGCATTGGGTAGCTGCCAGAACCTCCTGGCCCCCATGTTGCGTGAACTGAGCGAGATGAGCGAGGAGCAGGATGCCCGCTGGCTGACCCTGATTGCCCCTCCCGCCATTCTTACCCATGCCTGGCTCCGCGACGCCGGCCTCAATCGCGAGCGCATCCTGCTGTTGCAACCACGCGGCAACCAGAGCGCCCTGCAACTGGCCTGCGATGCCCTGCGACTGGGCCGCAGCCATACCGTGGTCAGCTGGCTGAGTACCGTCAGCAGCAGCGCTCGCCAACAACTGAGCAACGCTGCCCGCACCGGAGACGCACAAAGCCTGAACATCCGCCTCGGCTGA
- a CDS encoding DUF6586 family protein — MAQELYTRTNQKIYFAGLALEALGKAQESRAMNAQALIQAERESALFHLYGALLGLCHEIAGFYRLPQAGAPRAELLLTREVLEAVAIPEMAELVELAEQRETWLAQLLAAYADLFRPPVAKKAPKSDVTQPLIQAVSLDEPEVAPLSREELEGWRQNLKGLTVRFREGLSEC, encoded by the coding sequence ATGGCCCAGGAACTCTATACCCGTACCAACCAGAAGATCTATTTTGCGGGCCTTGCGCTTGAGGCTTTGGGCAAGGCGCAGGAAAGCCGGGCCATGAACGCCCAGGCGTTGATTCAGGCAGAGCGCGAATCAGCGCTGTTCCATCTGTATGGCGCACTGCTGGGTCTGTGCCATGAGATTGCCGGGTTCTATCGTTTGCCCCAGGCAGGTGCGCCACGCGCCGAACTGCTGTTAACGCGTGAAGTATTGGAAGCAGTGGCGATTCCGGAGATGGCCGAACTGGTCGAGCTGGCAGAGCAGCGGGAAACCTGGCTGGCGCAACTGCTAGCAGCTTATGCCGATTTGTTCCGACCGCCGGTCGCGAAAAAAGCGCCAAAAAGCGACGTGACCCAACCCCTGATTCAGGCTGTGAGCCTGGACGAGCCCGAGGTAGCGCCGCTGTCGCGAGAAGAACTGGAAGGCTGGAGGCAGAATCTCAAAGGCCTCACCGTTCGTTTTCGCGAGGGCTTGAGTGAGTGCTGA
- the topA gene encoding type I DNA topoisomerase, whose protein sequence is MGKSLVIVESPAKAKTINKYLGSQYVVKSSIGHIRDLPTSGSASASKEPAAKRGKAAAGEAPALSPKEKARKQLVARMGVDPDHGWKAKYEILPGKEKVIEELRRLAKDADTIYLATDLDREGEAIAWHLREAIGGDDSRYKRVVFNEITKKAIQEAFSQPGELDIDRVNAQQARRFLDRVVGYMVSPLLWQKIARGLSAGRVQSVAVKLVVEREREIRAFIPEEYWEVHADLGTAKDAKVRFEVAREKGEAFKPLNEAQAMAALEKLKSSSYTVAKREDRPTSSKPSAPFITSTLQQAASNRLGFGVKKTMMMAQRLYEAGYITYMRTDSTNLSVDAVEMARSYIESEFGKKYLPEAPIVYGSKEGAQEAHEAIRPSDVNTHPTKLSGMERDAERLYELIWRQFLACQMPPAQYLSTTVSVTAGDFELRAKGRILKFDGYTRVLPQQSKPGDDDVLPEMNQGEVLKLIQIDPSQHFTKPPARYSEASLVKEMEKRGIGRPSTYAAIISTIQDRGYVTLHNRRFYSEKMGDIVTERLSESFSNLMDYGFTAGMEENLDDVAQGERDWKNVLDEFYGDFSNKLKLAEDAEKGMRANQPTLTNIPCKDCGRPMMIRTASTGVFLGCSGYSLPPKERCKATVNLVPGDEIAADDEGESESRVLLNKHRCPICSTAMDAYLLDEKRKLHICGNNPDCTGYEIEEGNYRIKGYEGPSLECDKCGSEMQLKTGRFGKFFGCTNAECKNTRKLLKSGEAAPPKMDAVKMPELKCEKVNDTYVLRDGASGLFLAASQFPKNRETRAPLVIEIIPHKDEIDPKYHFLCEAPKKDPDGRPAVIRYSRKTKEQYVQTEVEGKPTGWRAFYDGNAWKVEDKR, encoded by the coding sequence ATGGGCAAATCGCTGGTCATTGTGGAATCCCCGGCTAAGGCCAAGACCATCAACAAGTACCTGGGCAGCCAGTACGTGGTGAAGTCGAGTATCGGCCATATCCGAGACCTGCCCACCAGCGGTTCGGCAAGCGCCAGCAAGGAGCCTGCTGCCAAGCGCGGCAAGGCCGCCGCAGGCGAGGCACCGGCCCTGTCGCCGAAAGAGAAGGCGCGCAAGCAGCTGGTTGCACGCATGGGGGTTGATCCGGATCACGGCTGGAAGGCCAAGTACGAGATCCTCCCGGGCAAGGAAAAGGTCATCGAAGAACTGCGTCGCCTGGCCAAGGATGCCGACACCATCTATCTCGCAACCGACTTGGATCGTGAGGGGGAAGCCATTGCCTGGCACCTGCGCGAAGCCATCGGGGGTGATGACAGCCGTTACAAGCGCGTGGTGTTCAACGAAATCACCAAGAAGGCCATCCAGGAGGCGTTCTCGCAGCCGGGCGAGCTGGATATTGATCGGGTCAACGCCCAGCAGGCGCGTCGCTTCCTCGATCGCGTGGTTGGTTACATGGTCTCGCCGCTGCTGTGGCAGAAAATTGCCCGTGGCCTGTCTGCCGGCCGCGTACAGTCGGTGGCGGTGAAGCTGGTGGTGGAGCGTGAGCGTGAGATTCGCGCCTTCATCCCGGAAGAGTACTGGGAAGTGCATGCTGACCTCGGTACCGCCAAGGATGCCAAGGTGCGTTTTGAAGTGGCTCGAGAGAAGGGTGAAGCCTTCAAGCCGCTGAACGAAGCGCAAGCCATGGCGGCCCTGGAGAAGCTCAAGTCTTCCAGCTACACCGTTGCCAAGCGTGAAGACCGTCCGACCAGCAGCAAGCCATCGGCCCCGTTCATTACTTCCACCCTGCAGCAGGCGGCGAGCAATCGCCTGGGCTTCGGGGTGAAGAAAACCATGATGATGGCCCAGCGTCTGTACGAAGCCGGCTACATCACCTATATGCGCACCGACTCGACCAACCTGTCGGTCGATGCGGTCGAAATGGCCCGCAGCTACATCGAAAGCGAATTCGGCAAGAAGTACCTGCCGGAAGCGCCGATCGTCTACGGCAGCAAAGAAGGTGCCCAGGAAGCGCACGAAGCGATCCGCCCTTCGGACGTGAACACCCATCCGACCAAGCTCAGCGGTATGGAGCGTGATGCCGAGCGTCTGTACGAGCTGATCTGGCGCCAGTTCCTGGCCTGCCAGATGCCACCGGCCCAATACCTGTCGACTACCGTCAGCGTCACTGCTGGCGACTTCGAGCTGCGCGCCAAGGGCCGTATCCTCAAGTTCGACGGTTATACCCGCGTACTGCCGCAACAGAGCAAGCCGGGCGATGACGATGTGTTGCCCGAGATGAATCAGGGCGAAGTGCTCAAGCTGATCCAGATCGATCCGAGCCAGCATTTCACCAAGCCGCCTGCGCGTTACTCCGAGGCGAGCCTGGTCAAGGAAATGGAAAAGCGCGGTATTGGCCGTCCTTCCACCTACGCGGCCATCATCTCGACCATTCAGGACCGCGGCTATGTGACCCTGCACAACCGTCGTTTCTATTCCGAGAAGATGGGCGACATCGTCACCGAGCGCCTGTCGGAAAGCTTCTCCAACCTCATGGACTACGGCTTCACCGCCGGCATGGAAGAGAACCTTGACGATGTTGCCCAGGGCGAGCGTGACTGGAAGAACGTGCTGGACGAGTTCTACGGCGATTTCAGCAACAAGCTGAAACTGGCCGAAGATGCCGAGAAGGGCATGCGTGCCAACCAGCCGACCCTGACCAATATTCCGTGCAAGGATTGTGGTCGGCCGATGATGATCCGAACCGCGTCCACCGGCGTGTTCCTCGGTTGCTCGGGCTACAGCCTGCCGCCCAAAGAGCGTTGCAAAGCCACGGTCAACCTGGTTCCGGGTGACGAGATTGCAGCGGATGACGAGGGTGAGTCGGAATCGCGCGTGTTGCTCAACAAGCACCGTTGCCCGATCTGCTCGACGGCCATGGATGCCTACCTGCTCGACGAAAAGCGCAAGCTGCATATCTGCGGTAACAACCCTGATTGCACCGGCTATGAGATCGAAGAGGGGAACTACCGCATCAAGGGTTACGAAGGGCCGAGCCTTGAGTGCGACAAGTGCGGTAGCGAGATGCAGCTCAAGACAGGTCGCTTCGGCAAGTTCTTCGGCTGCACCAACGCAGAGTGCAAGAACACCCGCAAGCTGCTCAAGAGCGGCGAGGCGGCACCGCCCAAGATGGATGCGGTGAAGATGCCAGAGCTCAAGTGCGAGAAGGTCAACGATACCTACGTGCTGCGCGATGGTGCTTCGGGCCTGTTCCTGGCAGCCAGCCAGTTCCCGAAAAACCGCGAGACCCGTGCGCCACTGGTAATCGAGATCATTCCACACAAGGATGAAATCGATCCGAAGTACCACTTCCTCTGCGAAGCACCGAAGAAAGACCCCGATGGTCGTCCGGCAGTGATCCGCTATAGCCGCAAGACCAAGGAGCAGTACGTGCAGACCGAAGTCGAGGGCAAGCCGACTGGCTGGCGCGCCTTCTACGACGGTAATGCCTGGAAGGTCGAAGACAAGCGCTGA
- a CDS encoding DUF1653 domain-containing protein: MQIQPGVYRHYKGPEYRVFGTARHSETEEWVVFYQALYGEFGLWVRPLSMFLESVEVDGEQVPRFALVKAEPELFSRPDAEGG; encoded by the coding sequence ATGCAGATACAACCAGGCGTTTACCGGCATTACAAAGGGCCTGAGTATCGTGTGTTCGGCACCGCGCGCCATTCCGAAACCGAAGAGTGGGTAGTGTTCTACCAGGCCTTGTATGGCGAGTTCGGGCTTTGGGTTCGACCACTTTCGATGTTTCTGGAGTCGGTCGAGGTTGACGGCGAGCAAGTGCCGCGCTTTGCTTTGGTCAAGGCTGAACCCGAGCTGTTTTCGCGGCCCGATGCCGAGGGCGGATAA
- the fadA gene encoding acetyl-CoA C-acyltransferase FadA, with protein sequence MSLNPRDVVIVDFGRTPMGRSKGGMHRNTRAEDMSAHLISKVLERNTKVDPNEVEDVIWGCVNQTLEQGWNIARMASLMTQIPHTAAGQTVSRLCGSSMSALHTAAQAIMTGNGDVFVVGGVEHMGHVSMMHGVDPNPHMSLYAAKASGMMGLTAEMLGKMHGISREQQDLFGLRSHQLAHKATVEGKFKDEIIPMQGYDENGFLKTFDYDETIRPDTTLESLAALKPAFNPKGGTVTAGTSSQITDGASCMIVMSAQRAQDLGIQPLAVIRSMAVAGVDPAIMGYGPVPATQKALKRAGLTIADIDFFELNEAFAAQALPVLKDLKVLDKMDEKVNLHGGAIALGHPFGCSGARISGTLLNVMKQNGGTFGVSTMCVGLGQGITTVFERV encoded by the coding sequence ATGAGCCTGAATCCAAGAGACGTGGTGATTGTCGACTTCGGTCGCACGCCCATGGGCCGCTCCAAGGGTGGCATGCACCGCAACACCCGCGCCGAAGACATGTCTGCGCACCTGATCAGCAAAGTGCTGGAGCGCAACACCAAGGTCGACCCTAACGAGGTCGAGGACGTGATCTGGGGCTGCGTCAACCAGACCCTGGAGCAGGGCTGGAACATCGCCCGCATGGCGTCGTTGATGACCCAGATCCCTCACACCGCGGCCGGCCAGACTGTCAGCCGCCTGTGCGGCTCGTCCATGAGCGCCCTGCACACCGCAGCCCAGGCGATCATGACCGGTAACGGCGATGTGTTCGTCGTCGGCGGCGTCGAGCACATGGGCCACGTCAGCATGATGCACGGTGTCGATCCGAACCCGCACATGTCGCTGTACGCCGCCAAGGCGTCGGGCATGATGGGCCTGACCGCCGAGATGCTGGGCAAGATGCACGGCATCAGCCGTGAGCAGCAGGACCTGTTCGGCCTGCGTTCGCACCAGCTCGCCCACAAGGCGACGGTCGAAGGCAAGTTCAAGGATGAGATCATCCCGATGCAGGGTTACGACGAAAACGGTTTCCTCAAGACGTTCGACTACGACGAAACCATTCGCCCGGACACCACCCTGGAAAGCCTCGCGGCGTTGAAGCCTGCCTTCAACCCTAAAGGCGGTACCGTGACTGCCGGTACGTCTTCTCAGATCACCGACGGCGCTTCGTGCATGATCGTGATGTCGGCCCAGCGTGCCCAGGACCTGGGTATCCAGCCGCTGGCCGTGATCCGCTCCATGGCGGTGGCCGGTGTCGACCCGGCAATCATGGGCTACGGCCCGGTGCCGGCGACCCAGAAAGCGCTCAAGCGCGCTGGCCTGACCATCGCCGACATCGACTTCTTCGAGCTCAACGAAGCTTTCGCCGCACAGGCCCTGCCAGTGCTGAAAGATCTGAAAGTGCTCGACAAGATGGATGAGAAGGTTAACCTGCACGGCGGCGCTATCGCCCTGGGTCATCCTTTCGGTTGCTCTGGTGCGCGGATTTCCGGCACTCTGCTCAACGTCATGAAGCAGAATGGCGGGACCTTCGGTGTCTCGACCATGTGCGTCGGCCTGGGTCAGGGCATTACCACCGTCTTCGAACGCGTCTAA
- the fadB gene encoding fatty acid oxidation complex subunit alpha FadB, whose protein sequence is MIYEGKAITVKALESGIVELKFDLKGESVNKFNRLTLSELRQAVDTIKADASIKGVIVSSGKDVFIVGADITEFVDNFKLPEAELVAGNLEANRIFSDFEDLAVPTVAAINGIALGGGLEMCLAADYRVMSTGAKIGLPEVKLGIYPGFGGTVRLPRIIGADNAIEWIAAGKENRAEDALKVGAVDAVVAPELLQAAALDLVKRAISGEFDYKAKRQPKLEKLKLNAIEQMMSFETAKGFVAGQAGPNYPAPVEAIKSIQKAANFGRDKALEVEAAGFVKLAKTSVAESLIGLFLNDQELKRKAKAHDEIARDVKQAAVLGAGIMGGGIAYQSAVKGTPILMKDIREDAIQLGLNEASKLLGSRVEKGRLTPAKMADALNAIRPTLSYGDFANVDIVVEAVVENPKVKQAVLAEVEGQVKEDAILASNTSTISINLLAKALKRPENFVGMHFFNPVHMMPLVEVIRGEKSSEVAVATTVAYAKKMGKNPIVVNDCPGFLVNRVLFPYFGGFAKLVSAGVDFVRIDKVMEKFGWPMGPAYLMDVVGIDTGHHGRDVMAEGFPDRMKDDRRSAVDALYEANRLGQKNGKGFYAYETDKRGKPKKVADASVLEVLKPVVFEQREVSDEDIINWMMVPLCLETVRCLEDGIVETAAEADMGLVYGIGFPPFRGGALRYIDSIGVAEFVALADKYADLGPLYHPTAKLREMAKNGQSFFG, encoded by the coding sequence ATGATTTACGAAGGTAAAGCCATCACGGTTAAGGCTCTTGAAAGCGGCATCGTCGAACTGAAGTTCGACCTCAAGGGTGAGTCCGTCAACAAGTTCAACCGTCTTACCCTGAGCGAATTGCGTCAGGCCGTAGACACCATCAAAGCCGACGCCTCTATCAAGGGCGTGATTGTCAGCAGTGGCAAAGACGTGTTCATCGTCGGCGCGGACATCACCGAGTTTGTCGATAACTTCAAGCTGCCCGAGGCCGAACTGGTCGCCGGCAACCTGGAAGCCAACCGGATTTTCAGCGACTTTGAAGACCTGGCCGTGCCTACCGTTGCCGCGATCAATGGCATTGCCCTGGGCGGCGGTCTGGAAATGTGCCTGGCGGCCGACTATCGCGTGATGTCCACCGGCGCCAAGATCGGCCTGCCGGAAGTCAAGTTGGGCATCTACCCAGGCTTCGGCGGTACCGTGCGCCTGCCGCGCATCATCGGTGCCGACAACGCCATCGAGTGGATTGCCGCTGGCAAGGAAAACCGTGCTGAAGACGCGCTGAAAGTCGGTGCCGTCGATGCCGTGGTTGCCCCTGAGCTGTTGCAGGCTGCGGCCCTGGACCTGGTCAAACGCGCCATCAGCGGCGAGTTCGACTACAAGGCCAAGCGCCAGCCCAAGCTGGAAAAACTCAAGCTCAACGCCATCGAACAGATGATGTCGTTTGAAACCGCCAAAGGTTTCGTGGCAGGCCAGGCCGGCCCTAACTACCCGGCACCGGTCGAAGCGATCAAGAGCATCCAGAAAGCGGCCAACTTCGGTCGTGACAAGGCGCTGGAAGTCGAGGCCGCAGGCTTCGTCAAGCTGGCCAAGACTTCGGTCGCCGAGAGTCTGATCGGTCTGTTCCTGAACGACCAGGAACTCAAGCGCAAAGCCAAGGCCCACGACGAAATCGCTCGTGACGTGAAGCAGGCTGCCGTACTCGGCGCCGGCATCATGGGTGGCGGCATTGCCTATCAGTCGGCGGTCAAAGGCACCCCGATCCTGATGAAGGACATCCGTGAAGACGCCATCCAGCTGGGTCTGAACGAAGCCTCCAAACTGCTCGGCAGCCGTGTTGAAAAAGGCCGCCTGACCCCGGCCAAGATGGCTGATGCGCTGAACGCGATTCGCCCGACCCTGTCCTATGGCGACTTTGCCAATGTCGACATCGTGGTCGAAGCCGTGGTCGAGAATCCAAAGGTCAAGCAAGCTGTGCTGGCTGAAGTGGAAGGTCAGGTGAAGGAAGACGCCATCCTGGCTTCCAACACCTCGACCATCTCTATCAACCTGCTGGCCAAGGCCCTCAAGCGTCCGGAAAACTTCGTCGGCATGCACTTCTTCAACCCGGTGCACATGATGCCACTGGTGGAAGTCATCCGTGGCGAGAAGTCCAGCGAAGTGGCCGTTGCCACCACCGTTGCCTACGCCAAGAAAATGGGCAAGAACCCGATCGTGGTCAACGACTGCCCGGGCTTCCTGGTCAACCGTGTGCTGTTCCCGTACTTCGGCGGTTTCGCCAAGCTGGTCAGCGCTGGCGTCGACTTCGTGCGTATCGACAAGGTCATGGAAAAGTTCGGCTGGCCGATGGGCCCGGCCTACCTGATGGACGTTGTTGGCATCGACACCGGCCACCACGGCCGCGACGTGATGGCCGAAGGTTTCCCGGATCGCATGAAAGACGACCGTCGTTCGGCCGTCGATGCGCTCTACGAAGCCAACCGCCTGGGCCAGAAGAACGGCAAGGGCTTCTATGCCTACGAAACCGACAAGCGCGGCAAGCCGAAGAAGGTCGCCGATGCTTCGGTACTCGAAGTGCTCAAGCCGGTCGTCTTCGAGCAGCGTGAAGTCAGTGACGAAGACATCATCAACTGGATGATGGTGCCGCTGTGCCTTGAAACCGTTCGTTGCCTGGAAGACGGGATCGTCGAAACCGCCGCCGAAGCCGACATGGGTCTGGTCTACGGCATCGGTTTCCCTCCCTTCCGTGGCGGCGCGCTGCGCTACATCGACTCGATCGGTGTGGCTGAATTCGTTGCCCTGGCAGACAAGTACGCCGATCTGGGTCCGCTGTACCACCCCACCGCGAAGCTGCGTGAAATGGCCAAGAACGGCCAGAGCTTCTTCGGTTAA
- a CDS encoding universal stress protein has protein sequence MPYEHILVAVDLTEECDPVIKRARELATPAGTKVSLVHIVEPMAMAFGGDVPMDLSQLQQQQFDQAKERMERLFNKYPEINRGDSHLTYGQPRQEIHQLAKDQNCDLIVVGSHGRHGLALLLGSTANDVLHGAPCDVLAVRLQKKVE, from the coding sequence ATGCCCTACGAACATATTCTGGTTGCCGTCGACCTGACCGAAGAATGCGACCCGGTCATCAAGCGCGCCCGTGAACTGGCGACACCCGCGGGCACCAAGGTCTCTCTGGTACACATTGTCGAGCCCATGGCCATGGCCTTTGGTGGCGATGTACCGATGGACCTCTCGCAACTGCAACAGCAACAGTTCGACCAGGCCAAGGAGCGCATGGAGCGCCTGTTCAACAAGTACCCTGAAATCAATCGCGGCGACTCGCACCTGACCTACGGCCAGCCTCGCCAGGAAATCCATCAACTGGCCAAGGACCAGAACTGCGATTTGATCGTGGTGGGCAGCCACGGCCGTCACGGCCTGGCCCTGTTGCTGGGCTCCACGGCCAACGACGTCCTGCACGGCGCACCGTGCGATGTGCTTGCCGTACGCCTGCAGAAAAAAGTCGAGTAA